The following coding sequences are from one Campylobacter magnus window:
- a CDS encoding YbdD/YjiX family protein produces the protein MPQSTSKTKNSEFLRDALRRTMSAWSKLERTFSQVAGGADYQAYLQHFYDNHKDKPNAKPLSPEEFYQMINDESGKRPRCC, from the coding sequence ATGCCGCAATCTACATCAAAAACTAAAAATAGTGAGTTCTTGCGAGATGCTCTACGCCGCACCATGTCGGCGTGGAGCAAACTAGAGCGAACATTTTCTCAAGTAGCAGGTGGGGCTGATTATCAGGCGTATTTACAGCATTTTTATGATAATCACAAAGACAAGCCAAACGCAAAGCCGCTAAGTCCAGAAGAGTTTTATCAAATGATAAACGACGAAAGCGGCAAGCGACCTCGCTGTTGCTAG
- the fabI gene encoding enoyl-ACP reductase FabI: MLMKGKKGLIVGVANKMSIAYGIAEQLKNAGAQLAFTYLNDAIKKRVEPIATELGSDKVYELDVNNPSHLGALAPRLEKDFGKIDFVLHAVAFAPKEALENDFLSTSKEAFDIALGTSVYSLVSLTRAVLPVLKGGASILTLSYLGGPKFVPHYNVMGVAKAALESSVRYLAHDLGSKNIRVNAISAGPIKTLAASGIGDFKMILRYNEVNAPLKRNVSIEDVGKSGLYLLSDLSSAVTGEIHYVDCGYNIMGMADIAKDKGGNTILAWDEQK; the protein is encoded by the coding sequence ATGTTAATGAAAGGCAAAAAAGGCCTAATCGTAGGCGTAGCAAACAAAATGAGCATAGCTTATGGCATAGCAGAACAACTAAAAAATGCGGGCGCCCAGCTTGCATTTACCTACCTCAATGACGCTATAAAAAAGCGTGTAGAGCCAATAGCCACTGAGCTTGGCAGCGATAAAGTCTATGAGCTAGATGTAAATAATCCCTCGCATTTGGGCGCCCTAGCCCCACGCCTAGAAAAGGACTTTGGCAAGATTGATTTTGTGCTTCACGCAGTAGCTTTTGCGCCAAAAGAAGCACTTGAAAACGACTTTTTAAGCACTAGCAAAGAGGCTTTTGACATAGCACTTGGCACTAGCGTTTATTCGCTTGTATCTCTTACTCGCGCGGTTTTGCCTGTTTTAAAGGGGGGTGCTAGCATCCTTACTCTTAGCTATCTTGGTGGGCCAAAGTTTGTGCCGCACTATAATGTAATGGGTGTAGCAAAAGCTGCGCTTGAGAGCTCAGTTCGCTACCTAGCCCACGACCTTGGCAGTAAAAATATCCGTGTAAATGCTATAAGCGCAGGGCCGATTAAAACCCTAGCAGCTAGCGGGATAGGCGATTTTAAAATGATTTTACGCTATAACGAAGTAAATGCGCCACTAAAACGAAATGTAAGCATAGAAGATGTGGGCAAAAGCGGTCTATACTTGCTAAGTGATCTTAGCTCGGCTGTTACAGGCGAGATACACTATGTAGACTGCGGCTACAATATAATGGGCATGGCTGATATCGCAAAGGACAAGGGTGGAAATACAATTTTAGCATGGGATGAGCAAAAATGA
- the bcp gene encoding thioredoxin-dependent thiol peroxidase, which translates to MSENMTFLKEDLERKVTLSAGDKAPEFCAKNADEVSINLSDFRGRTVILYFYPKDMTPGCTTEACEFSELYDDFRALNAVVIGVSPDSSEKHVQFGKKYGLKHILLSDEDHEISKAYGVWQVKKNYGKEYLGIVRTTFLIDKNGNIIKVFKSVKSAGHAAKVLENLS; encoded by the coding sequence ATGAGTGAGAATATGACTTTTTTAAAAGAGGATTTAGAGCGCAAAGTTACGCTTAGCGCAGGCGATAAAGCGCCGGAATTTTGTGCTAAAAACGCCGATGAAGTAAGCATAAATCTAAGCGATTTTCGTGGCAGGACGGTGATTTTGTATTTTTACCCAAAGGACATGACGCCAGGGTGCACTACTGAGGCTTGCGAGTTTAGCGAACTTTATGATGATTTTAGGGCTTTAAATGCTGTGGTGATCGGTGTAAGTCCTGACAGCAGCGAAAAACATGTGCAGTTTGGCAAAAAATACGGACTAAAGCATATCTTGCTAAGCGATGAAGATCACGAGATTTCAAAGGCTTATGGCGTGTGGCAGGTGAAGAAAAACTACGGCAAAGAGTATCTTGGTATCGTTCGCACGACTTTTTTGATAGATAAAAATGGCAATATAATTAAGGTCTTTAAAAGCGTCAAATCCGCTGGGCATGCTGCTAAGGTGCTTGAAAACCTTAGTTAA
- a CDS encoding methylated-DNA--[protein]-cysteine S-methyltransferase: MFYDLYDSPLGEITLLSRDKKSLCGLCFASKNLAQSEFLADCKIFRQSKNWLDIYFSGVCPDFIPELDLCGSEFALSVWSELLAIKYGSSTSYGKIAKTLATKLGKEKIAAQAIGRAVGANPVPIIVPCHRVLGSDFGLKGYAYGLERKIALLKLEKIIYK; this comes from the coding sequence ATGTTTTACGACCTTTATGACTCGCCGCTTGGGGAGATTACGCTTCTTAGTAGGGATAAAAAGAGCCTTTGTGGGCTTTGTTTTGCTAGTAAGAACTTAGCACAGAGCGAGTTTTTAGCAGATTGCAAGATTTTTAGGCAGAGTAAAAACTGGCTTGATATTTATTTTAGCGGTGTTTGCCCTGATTTTATACCAGAGCTTGATTTGTGTGGCTCAGAGTTTGCGCTTAGTGTTTGGAGTGAGCTTTTAGCTATAAAATACGGCTCATCTACAAGCTACGGCAAAATCGCAAAAACCCTAGCCACTAAACTAGGCAAAGAAAAAATCGCTGCTCAGGCTATTGGTAGAGCAGTAGGCGCAAATCCTGTCCCTATCATCGTCCCTTGCCATAGAGTGCTAGGCAGCGATTTTGGACTAAAAGGCTACGCCTATGGCTTGGAGCGAAAAATTGCTCTTTTAAAGCTAGAAAAAATCATTTATAAATAA
- a CDS encoding tRNA 2-thiocytidine biosynthesis TtcA family protein codes for MSENFINELEAEQKEQKEQKIELSKKLLRIVGQTNAKYSLFEEGDKILLGLSGGKDSLSLAHILKHFGAHSPVKWSFKAVTLSYGMGENFDYLSSHCKEYGIEHEVIESSVFELSKEKIRRNSSFCSFFSRMRRGYLYSYAIKHGFNKLAIAHHLDDACESFFMNFIYNGALRTLAPKYTSENGIVVIRPLIFAREKQLRDNATRNNLQVIGDEACPAMRFDVKMPHARAETKELLKELEAKHPKLFTSMKAAFENIHTDTFF; via the coding sequence ATGAGTGAAAATTTTATAAACGAGCTTGAAGCAGAGCAAAAAGAGCAAAAAGAGCAAAAAATCGAGCTTAGTAAAAAACTACTTCGCATAGTTGGGCAAACAAACGCAAAATACAGCCTTTTTGAAGAGGGCGATAAGATTTTGCTAGGCCTTAGCGGCGGCAAGGATAGCCTAAGCTTAGCTCATATTTTAAAGCATTTTGGGGCTCACAGCCCTGTAAAATGGAGCTTTAAAGCTGTAACTTTAAGCTATGGAATGGGCGAGAACTTTGATTATCTTAGCTCGCATTGTAAAGAATACGGCATAGAACACGAGGTGATTGAGAGCTCGGTTTTTGAGCTAAGCAAGGAAAAAATCCGCAGAAATTCTAGTTTTTGTTCGTTTTTTTCACGCATGAGGCGTGGGTATCTATACAGCTACGCCATTAAACACGGCTTTAACAAGCTTGCTATCGCTCATCACCTTGATGATGCTTGCGAGAGTTTTTTTATGAACTTTATTTATAATGGCGCTCTTAGAACCCTTGCTCCAAAATATACAAGCGAAAATGGAATAGTCGTAATTCGCCCACTCATTTTCGCCCGTGAAAAACAGCTAAGAGACAACGCTACTCGCAATAACCTACAAGTAATAGGTGATGAGGCTTGCCCTGCGATGCGCTTTGATGTCAAAATGCCACATGCAAGGGCTGAGACCAAAGAGCTTTTAAAGGAGCTTGAAGCTAAGCATCCAAAGCTCTTTACTAGCATGAAAGCTGCCTTTGAAAATATTCACACGGATACATTTTTTTAG